A section of the Salmo trutta chromosome 4, fSalTru1.1, whole genome shotgun sequence genome encodes:
- the cdhr5b gene encoding cadherin-related family member 5 isoform X2, which yields MEKKYPHFILRTVLSFLLVFLLLRSTQAQQICSMPMATPLTIRENNVVGAVVTTITTEEGVSLIIASNPADSFGLSGNDLTAIKVLDYETSPSFTVDLLCKKGDQFLTLIVVVLIENVNDNPPVFAESQYTLNVDELSPVGKSVGAIVATDADKDRLYYSLVPDTEGFKLQENSPNILVQQVLDYDAGTSVTLILSAQDTPTSTPPSFTATTTIQVNILDIDNRPPWFQPCTETIVDMSKICLSSGYTGKVNLTEQEVGALPLQPGPVRAIDGDKGLNVPIMYRFPTGSESGIFQINQNTGDITMLKAADVAGPLTLTVLALQTSNGDQFATTTVTIDVVKKSVNPPQFEKTEYEGFISADAGIDSMVLESKATNRPLRVQAKDTDYADGFNPDVRYEVQGSHDEFSITPQGFILMTKNVMPGTVSLNLHAIDSSNAESTTASLKVEVMPEGVLGAPGGYGPGDMAALGASLAVLLVISMVVIGLLVFRIQKGKTDWRKLSEASIFRSSLGKGPGGLKDGVQYTNEGFQNDGDTGSVGSKGPEEMDGKRSIGNGVTSRAVEETVMKVSAPLYSNLLLDTSSLAGSDKADSEKEVKPILTKERRVEEGYKSVWFKEDIDPNAKEEVVIIPDNGEREGDDDNDDEEEEGFREEEEEYDNSSPQTPKVLFSDADMDDGRGVRFENSEKEKIQTSDL from the exons TTTGCTCCATGCCTATGGCTACGCCTCTCACTATTAGAGAGAATAACGTTGTTGGTGCTGTTGTGACCACAATCACCACAGAAGAAGGAGTGAGCCTAATTATTGCCAGTAATCCTGCAGACTCTTTCGGTCTGAGTGGCAATGATCTTACAGCGATAAAGGTTTTGGACTATGAG ACTAGCCCGTCTTTCACCGTTGACCTGCTTTGTAAAAAAGGTGATCAATTT CTCACTCTAATAGTAGTGGTACTTATTGAGAATGTGAATGACAACCCGCCAGTATTTGCAGAAAGCCAGTACACTCTTAATGTTGATGAG TTGTCACCTGTAGGCAAAAGTGTCGGTGCAATTGTAGCAACAGATGCAGATAAGGATCGACTCTATTACAGCCTAGTGCCAGATACA GAGGGGTTTAAACTGCAAGAAAACAGCCCAAATATACTAGTGCAACAAGTTCTTGACTATGACGCAGGGACAAGTGTGACACTTATATTATCTGCTCAG gATACCCCCACATCCACACCACCTTCATTCACTGCCACAACCACTATCCAAGTCAACATCTTGGACATTGACAACCGTCCACCATGGTTCCAGCCCTGCACAGAAACCATAGTTGACATGTCCAAAATCTGCCTCAGCTCTGGATATACAGGAAAAGTCAACCTAACAGAGCAAGAG GTTGGTGCATTGCCATTGCAGCCAGGTCCGGTGCGTGCCATTGATGGTGACAAAGGCTTAAATGTGCCGATAATGTACAGATTTCCAACTG GGTCTGAATCTGGCATTTTTCAGATCAATCAAAACACTGGGGACATCACCATGTTGAAAGCGGCGGATGTAGCGGGTCCACTGACCTTAACAGTTCTG GCTTTACAGACGTCCAACGGCGACCAGTTCGCGACCACAACGGTCACGATTGATGTTGTGAAAAAGAGTGTGAACCCGCCGCAGTTTGAGAAGACGGAGTATGAGGGCTTCATCTCTGCAGACGCGGGCATAGACAGCATGGTTCTGGAGAGCAAAGCCACAAACAGGCCACTCAGGGTCCAGGCCAAGGACACAGACTATGCTGAT GGCTTCAACCCTGATGTGAGATATGAGGTTCAGGGAAGCCATGATGAATTCTCCATTACTCCGCAAGGCTTCATCCTCATGACTAAAAACGTTATGCCAGGCACTGTTTCCTTGAAT TTGCATGCCATCGACTCATCCAATGCAGAATCAACTACAGCATCTCTCAAGGTGGAGGTCATGCCAG AAGGGGTTCTTGGGGCCCCAGGTGGGTATGGTCCTGGGGACATGGCTGCCCTGGGTGCTAGCCTGGCTGTGTTACTGGTCATCTCTATGGTCGTCATCGGCCTGCTCGTCTTCCGCATCCAGAAGGGCAAGACAGATTGGAGGAAGCTGTCAGAGGCCAGCATCTTCCGTAGCTCT CTTGGGAAAGGTCCCGGCGGACTCAAGGACGGGGTGCAGTACACCAACGAGGGCTTCCAGAATGACGGGGACACTGGCAGCGTGGGATCCAAAGGCCCAGAGGAGATGGATGGGAAGCGGTCCATCGGGAATGGAGTGACCTCCAGAGCTGTGGAAGAGACTGTCATGAAGGTCTCGGCTCCACTGTACTCCAACCTCCTGCTTGACACCAGCAGCCTGGCAGGGTCTGATAAGGCTGACAGCGAGAAGGAGGTGAAGCCCATCCTGACCAAAGAGAGGCGCGTGGAGGAGGGCTACAAGTCAGTCTGGTTCAAAGAGGACATCGACCCCAATGCTAAGGAGGAAGTGGTCATCATACCTGACAATGGGGAGCGGGAAGGTGACGACGATAAtgatgatgaggaagaggaggggtttagagaggaggaagaagaatatGACAACTCGTCACCACAGACCCCAAAGGTGTTGTTCTCTGATGCTGATATGGATGATGGCCGTGGGGTGAGGTTTGAGAATTCTGAGAAGGAAAAAATCCAGACGTCTGACCTGTGA
- the cdhr5b gene encoding cadherin-related family member 5 isoform X1 yields MEKKYPHFILRTVLSFLLVFLLLRSTQAQQICSMPMATPLTIRENNVVGAVVTTITTEEGVSLIIASNPADSFGLSGNDLTAIKVLDYETSPSFTVDLLCKKGDQFLTLIVVVLIENVNDNPPVFAESQYTLNVDELSPVGKSVGAIVATDADKDRLYYSLVPDTEGFKLQENSPNILVQQVLDYDAGTSVTLILSAQDTPTSTPPSFTATTTIQVNILDIDNRPPWFQPCTETIVDMSKICLSSGYTGKVNLTEQEVGALPLQPGPVRAIDGDKGLNVPIMYRFPTGSESGIFQINQNTGDITMLKAADVAGPLTLTVLALQTSNGDQFATTTVTIDVVKKSVNPPQFEKTEYEGFISADAGIDSMVLESKATNRPLRVQAKDTDYADGFNPDVRYEVQGSHDEFSITPQGFILMTKNVMPGTVSLNLHAIDSSNAESTTASLKVEVMPGITTMAPTTTDMATTVMATTDMATTDMATTDRATTDRATTDMATTDMATTDMATATHAAINFTTEGVLGAPGGYGPGDMAALGASLAVLLVISMVVIGLLVFRIQKGKTDWRKLSEASIFRSSLGKGPGGLKDGVQYTNEGFQNDGDTGSVGSKGPEEMDGKRSIGNGVTSRAVEETVMKVSAPLYSNLLLDTSSLAGSDKADSEKEVKPILTKERRVEEGYKSVWFKEDIDPNAKEEVVIIPDNGEREGDDDNDDEEEEGFREEEEEYDNSSPQTPKVLFSDADMDDGRGVRFENSEKEKIQTSDL; encoded by the exons TTTGCTCCATGCCTATGGCTACGCCTCTCACTATTAGAGAGAATAACGTTGTTGGTGCTGTTGTGACCACAATCACCACAGAAGAAGGAGTGAGCCTAATTATTGCCAGTAATCCTGCAGACTCTTTCGGTCTGAGTGGCAATGATCTTACAGCGATAAAGGTTTTGGACTATGAG ACTAGCCCGTCTTTCACCGTTGACCTGCTTTGTAAAAAAGGTGATCAATTT CTCACTCTAATAGTAGTGGTACTTATTGAGAATGTGAATGACAACCCGCCAGTATTTGCAGAAAGCCAGTACACTCTTAATGTTGATGAG TTGTCACCTGTAGGCAAAAGTGTCGGTGCAATTGTAGCAACAGATGCAGATAAGGATCGACTCTATTACAGCCTAGTGCCAGATACA GAGGGGTTTAAACTGCAAGAAAACAGCCCAAATATACTAGTGCAACAAGTTCTTGACTATGACGCAGGGACAAGTGTGACACTTATATTATCTGCTCAG gATACCCCCACATCCACACCACCTTCATTCACTGCCACAACCACTATCCAAGTCAACATCTTGGACATTGACAACCGTCCACCATGGTTCCAGCCCTGCACAGAAACCATAGTTGACATGTCCAAAATCTGCCTCAGCTCTGGATATACAGGAAAAGTCAACCTAACAGAGCAAGAG GTTGGTGCATTGCCATTGCAGCCAGGTCCGGTGCGTGCCATTGATGGTGACAAAGGCTTAAATGTGCCGATAATGTACAGATTTCCAACTG GGTCTGAATCTGGCATTTTTCAGATCAATCAAAACACTGGGGACATCACCATGTTGAAAGCGGCGGATGTAGCGGGTCCACTGACCTTAACAGTTCTG GCTTTACAGACGTCCAACGGCGACCAGTTCGCGACCACAACGGTCACGATTGATGTTGTGAAAAAGAGTGTGAACCCGCCGCAGTTTGAGAAGACGGAGTATGAGGGCTTCATCTCTGCAGACGCGGGCATAGACAGCATGGTTCTGGAGAGCAAAGCCACAAACAGGCCACTCAGGGTCCAGGCCAAGGACACAGACTATGCTGAT GGCTTCAACCCTGATGTGAGATATGAGGTTCAGGGAAGCCATGATGAATTCTCCATTACTCCGCAAGGCTTCATCCTCATGACTAAAAACGTTATGCCAGGCACTGTTTCCTTGAAT TTGCATGCCATCGACTCATCCAATGCAGAATCAACTACAGCATCTCTCAAGGTGGAGGTCATGCCAG GGATTACAACCATGGCCCCAACTACCACTGACATGGCCACCACTGTTATGGCCACCACTGACATGGCCACTACTGACATGGCCACCACTGACAGGGCCACCACTGACAGGGCCACCACTGATATGGCCACCACTGACATGGCCACCACTGACATGGCTACTGCCACCCATGCCGCCATCAACTTCACAACAG AAGGGGTTCTTGGGGCCCCAGGTGGGTATGGTCCTGGGGACATGGCTGCCCTGGGTGCTAGCCTGGCTGTGTTACTGGTCATCTCTATGGTCGTCATCGGCCTGCTCGTCTTCCGCATCCAGAAGGGCAAGACAGATTGGAGGAAGCTGTCAGAGGCCAGCATCTTCCGTAGCTCT CTTGGGAAAGGTCCCGGCGGACTCAAGGACGGGGTGCAGTACACCAACGAGGGCTTCCAGAATGACGGGGACACTGGCAGCGTGGGATCCAAAGGCCCAGAGGAGATGGATGGGAAGCGGTCCATCGGGAATGGAGTGACCTCCAGAGCTGTGGAAGAGACTGTCATGAAGGTCTCGGCTCCACTGTACTCCAACCTCCTGCTTGACACCAGCAGCCTGGCAGGGTCTGATAAGGCTGACAGCGAGAAGGAGGTGAAGCCCATCCTGACCAAAGAGAGGCGCGTGGAGGAGGGCTACAAGTCAGTCTGGTTCAAAGAGGACATCGACCCCAATGCTAAGGAGGAAGTGGTCATCATACCTGACAATGGGGAGCGGGAAGGTGACGACGATAAtgatgatgaggaagaggaggggtttagagaggaggaagaagaatatGACAACTCGTCACCACAGACCCCAAAGGTGTTGTTCTCTGATGCTGATATGGATGATGGCCGTGGGGTGAGGTTTGAGAATTCTGAGAAGGAAAAAATCCAGACGTCTGACCTGTGA